In one window of Comamonas testosteroni DNA:
- a CDS encoding NAD(P)H-dependent flavin oxidoreductase, which produces MSNMNDMGSLRTPICDLLGCRHPVIQTAMGYVAGADLVIGTTNAGGFGFLAGATIAADRIEAEILRVKRETDDQPFGLNFHMFQPNAQQLLDLAVKYRLRAVSYGRGPDKKVIGRLRDAGIVCMPTVGALKHAQKAIEMGANAITVQGGEGGGHTGSVPTTVLLPQVVDAVEVPVIAAGGFYDGRGLLAALAYGASGIAMGTRFLMTSDSKVPAETLQRYLATKDAEKIAISHLVDGMPQRMIPNEYLAMLEKASPMKRLRIALGLALQWKAETGMTTGQALSIFLKAMREDSSSVAQTVMAANAPMLLQRSMVDGNPAEGVMSAGQVAALIGKLDSCEEVIGGIVRQAMDRRNALNALTPA; this is translated from the coding sequence ATGAGCAATATGAACGATATGGGCAGTCTGCGCACTCCTATCTGCGATCTGCTGGGGTGCCGACATCCCGTCATCCAGACTGCCATGGGCTATGTGGCGGGGGCTGATCTGGTGATAGGTACGACCAATGCTGGCGGCTTTGGCTTCCTGGCAGGTGCCACCATTGCCGCCGACAGGATCGAAGCCGAAATCCTGCGTGTCAAGCGCGAGACCGACGATCAGCCTTTCGGGCTGAACTTTCACATGTTCCAGCCCAATGCCCAGCAACTGCTGGACCTGGCTGTGAAATACCGTCTTCGTGCGGTGAGCTACGGCCGTGGCCCGGACAAGAAGGTGATTGGCCGTCTGCGCGATGCCGGCATCGTCTGCATGCCTACCGTGGGAGCCCTCAAGCACGCTCAGAAGGCGATCGAGATGGGCGCCAATGCCATCACCGTGCAGGGCGGTGAAGGGGGCGGTCATACCGGCAGCGTTCCCACCACGGTGCTGCTGCCTCAGGTAGTGGATGCGGTTGAGGTGCCCGTGATTGCCGCAGGCGGTTTCTATGACGGCCGTGGCCTGCTGGCTGCGCTGGCCTACGGTGCATCGGGCATTGCCATGGGTACACGCTTTTTGATGACCAGCGACTCCAAGGTTCCTGCGGAGACTTTGCAGCGCTATCTGGCTACAAAGGATGCGGAAAAGATCGCCATCTCGCACCTGGTCGACGGCATGCCCCAGCGCATGATCCCCAACGAATACCTGGCCATGCTGGAAAAAGCCAGCCCCATGAAGCGCTTGCGCATCGCCCTGGGTCTGGCGTTGCAGTGGAAGGCCGAGACCGGCATGACCACGGGCCAGGCCTTGAGCATCTTCCTGAAGGCCATGCGCGAAGACTCTTCTTCCGTCGCCCAGACCGTGATGGCCGCCAATGCCCCCATGTTGCTGCAGCGCTCCATGGTGGATGGCAACCCTGCAGAAGGTGTGATGTCAGCCGGCCAGGTGGCCGCGCTGATCGGCAAGCTCGACAGCTGCGAGGAAGTGATCGGCGGCATCGTCCGCCAGGCCATGGACCGTCGCAACGCATTGAACGCATTGACTCCCGCATAA
- a CDS encoding CoA-transferase subunit beta, producing MSEIALVDRVICAAARAWENDGEVLATGIGLGPRLAASLCMRSINTDLIMTDSEAWVVNEPVPVGPRGDYKIKRESWMGFSRIFDNVWGGKRHAMVGPVQVDRFGQGNISMVGSDYARPKSMMLGVRGFPGNSINHANSFFVPNHSTKVFVPGEVDAVGSVGYNSARLAKGWTLEETTDIRFIFTNLCVMDFGGPSHQVRLVSLHPGVTAVQVKEATGFPIHVPENVGVTPDPTPEQLALLAQLDPHNLRATVMGA from the coding sequence ATGAGTGAAATTGCATTGGTAGATCGCGTCATCTGCGCCGCGGCACGCGCCTGGGAAAACGACGGTGAGGTGTTGGCCACCGGCATCGGCCTGGGGCCGCGACTGGCGGCTTCGCTGTGCATGCGGTCCATCAACACCGATCTGATCATGACGGACTCGGAGGCCTGGGTGGTCAACGAGCCCGTGCCCGTAGGTCCGCGAGGTGACTACAAGATCAAGCGTGAAAGCTGGATGGGTTTCTCGCGCATCTTCGACAACGTCTGGGGAGGCAAGCGACACGCCATGGTGGGGCCCGTGCAGGTGGATCGCTTCGGTCAGGGCAATATCTCCATGGTGGGCAGCGACTACGCCCGTCCCAAGTCCATGATGCTGGGCGTGCGCGGCTTCCCCGGTAACTCGATCAACCACGCCAACTCCTTCTTTGTGCCCAACCATAGCACCAAGGTTTTTGTGCCGGGCGAGGTCGACGCCGTGGGCAGCGTGGGCTACAACAGCGCACGCCTGGCCAAGGGCTGGACGCTGGAGGAGACCACCGACATCCGCTTCATCTTCACCAATCTGTGCGTGATGGACTTTGGCGGACCCAGCCATCAAGTGCGTCTGGTGTCGCTGCATCCCGGCGTGACGGCTGTGCAGGTCAAGGAGGCCACGGGCTTTCCGATCCATGTCCCCGAGAACGTGGGTGTGACACCTGATCCAACGCCCGAGCAACTGGCCTTGCTGGCCCAGCTCGATCCGCACAATCTGCGCGCTACGGTCATGGGAGCCTGA
- a CDS encoding acetyl-CoA C-acetyltransferase, with translation MSAQAYIVDALRSPTGKRKGSLATVHGADLGAHVIKALVERNDIPAADYDDVIFGCVDTIGSLAGDIARTSWLAAGMPMNVPGTTIDRQCGSSQQAIHFAAQAVMSGTQDVVLAGGVQTMTAIPISSAMLAGQPLGFTTPFAESKGWQARFGNAPVNQFYAAQRIADHWGVSRADMEVFAKQSHDRALNAIAEGRFDREIVPFGDFRMDETARLSTLEKMATLEPVDPSYPSITAAVSSSTCDAAAAVLVVSEAALKRYNLKPRARIHHMSVRADDPIWHLTAPIVATEHALKKAGMTMSDIDLVEINEAFASVVMAWLKETGYDHGRTNVNGGAIALGHPLGASGAKLMTTLLHELERTGGRYGLQTMCEGGGQANVTIIERL, from the coding sequence ATGAGTGCCCAGGCCTATATCGTGGATGCGCTGCGTTCTCCTACCGGAAAGCGCAAGGGCTCTCTTGCCACCGTGCACGGTGCCGACCTCGGCGCCCATGTGATCAAAGCGCTGGTCGAGCGCAACGACATTCCCGCAGCCGATTACGACGACGTGATCTTTGGTTGCGTGGACACCATCGGTTCTCTGGCCGGTGATATTGCCCGCACCTCGTGGCTGGCAGCCGGTATGCCCATGAACGTTCCCGGCACCACGATCGACCGCCAGTGCGGCTCGTCCCAGCAAGCCATTCATTTTGCGGCCCAGGCCGTGATGAGCGGCACGCAGGACGTGGTGCTGGCCGGTGGCGTGCAGACCATGACCGCGATTCCCATCTCCTCGGCCATGCTCGCCGGTCAGCCCCTGGGCTTTACCACGCCGTTTGCCGAGAGCAAGGGCTGGCAGGCCCGTTTCGGCAACGCGCCCGTCAACCAGTTCTATGCCGCCCAGCGCATTGCCGATCACTGGGGTGTGAGTCGTGCCGATATGGAAGTGTTTGCCAAGCAAAGCCACGACCGCGCTTTGAATGCGATTGCCGAGGGCCGCTTCGACCGTGAAATCGTGCCGTTCGGCGATTTCAGGATGGACGAGACGGCCCGCCTTTCCACTCTGGAGAAGATGGCCACTCTGGAGCCGGTGGACCCCAGCTATCCCTCCATCACGGCAGCTGTCTCCAGCTCCACCTGCGATGCAGCGGCTGCGGTGCTGGTGGTGTCCGAAGCCGCTCTCAAGCGCTACAACCTCAAGCCACGCGCCCGCATTCACCATATGAGCGTGCGCGCCGATGACCCCATCTGGCACCTGACCGCTCCGATTGTCGCCACGGAGCATGCGCTCAAGAAGGCTGGCATGACCATGTCCGACATCGACCTGGTCGAGATCAACGAGGCCTTCGCTTCCGTGGTCATGGCCTGGCTCAAGGAGACCGGCTACGACCATGGCAGGACCAACGTCAACGGTGGCGCGATTGCGCTCGGTCATCCGCTAGGAGCCTCTGGCGCAAAGCTCATGACCACCCTGCTGCACGAGCTGGAGCGCACGGGTGGTCGCTATGGGCTGCAGACCATGTGCGAAGGTGGTGGTCAGGCCAACGTCACCATCATCGAACGTCTCTGA
- a CDS encoding nuclear transport factor 2 family protein, producing the protein MSEEPVNQWPQTLDERIDRLESLDSIRQLAGKYSLSLDMRDMDAHVNLFAPDIKVGKDKVGRAHFMAWQDSTLRDQFTGTSHHLGQHIIEFVDRDHATGVVYSKNEHECGAEWVIMQMLYWDDYERMDGQWYFRRRLPCYWYATDLNKPPIGDMKMRWPGREPYHGAFHDLFPSWKEFWASRPDKDELPQVAAPAPLEQFLKTMRRGTPAPRMRVR; encoded by the coding sequence ATGAGTGAAGAACCCGTGAATCAGTGGCCGCAAACGCTGGATGAGCGCATCGACAGGCTGGAGTCGCTGGATTCGATTCGTCAGCTGGCTGGCAAGTATTCCCTGTCCCTGGACATGCGTGACATGGACGCCCATGTGAACCTGTTCGCTCCCGATATCAAGGTGGGCAAGGACAAAGTGGGGCGTGCGCATTTCATGGCCTGGCAGGACAGCACGCTGCGTGACCAGTTCACGGGAACCTCGCACCACCTGGGCCAGCACATCATCGAGTTTGTGGACCGGGATCACGCCACCGGCGTGGTCTACTCCAAGAACGAGCATGAGTGCGGTGCCGAGTGGGTCATCATGCAGATGCTGTACTGGGACGACTACGAGCGCATGGACGGCCAGTGGTATTTCCGTCGCCGCCTGCCCTGTTACTGGTATGCCACCGACCTGAACAAGCCGCCGATTGGCGACATGAAGATGCGCTGGCCCGGTCGTGAACCCTACCATGGCGCTTTTCATGACCTGTTCCCGAGCTGGAAGGAGTTCTGGGCCAGCCGCCCTGACAAGGATGAGTTGCCACAAGTGGCCGCGCCCGCGCCGCTGGAGCAGTTCCTCAAAACCATGCGCCGTGGCACACCCGCGCCGCGCATGCGTGTGCGCTAA
- a CDS encoding CoA transferase subunit A, with product MANKLMTAKDVVASIKDGMTIGIGGWGPRRKPMALVRELLRSPVKDLTVVAYGGADVGMLCAAGKVKKLIFAFVSLDFIPLEPYFRKARQSGEIEVMEIDEGHMVLGLKAAGMRIPYIPTRVGLGTDVLKHNSSIRLIESPYDGKEWVAMPAINLDVALLHVDRADSRGVCQIAGPDIYMDDLFARAATHTFVSCDELVESSSFESEQAARLVFWERSETTGVVHLPGGAHPSSCAPLYGFDVKHFKEYAASSKEEGGWSSYQQKYVQCTEQEYLEKVGGMEAIKRLPLPVF from the coding sequence ATGGCCAATAAATTGATGACAGCGAAGGACGTTGTGGCATCCATCAAGGATGGCATGACGATCGGAATTGGTGGCTGGGGGCCCCGACGCAAGCCCATGGCCCTGGTGCGCGAGTTGCTGCGCAGCCCCGTCAAGGACCTGACCGTGGTGGCCTATGGCGGTGCCGATGTGGGCATGCTGTGTGCGGCCGGCAAGGTCAAGAAGTTGATCTTCGCCTTCGTGTCGCTGGACTTCATTCCGCTTGAGCCTTACTTTCGCAAGGCCCGCCAGAGCGGTGAGATCGAGGTCATGGAAATTGACGAAGGTCATATGGTGCTGGGCCTGAAGGCTGCGGGCATGCGTATTCCCTACATTCCCACCCGCGTCGGCCTGGGCACCGACGTGCTCAAGCACAACAGCTCCATCCGCCTGATCGAATCGCCCTACGACGGCAAGGAGTGGGTGGCGATGCCCGCCATCAATCTGGATGTGGCCCTGCTGCACGTGGATCGCGCGGACTCTCGCGGTGTCTGTCAGATTGCCGGTCCCGATATCTATATGGACGACCTGTTTGCCCGGGCCGCAACCCATACGTTTGTGAGCTGCGACGAACTGGTCGAGTCCAGCAGCTTCGAGTCGGAGCAAGCCGCGCGCCTGGTGTTCTGGGAGCGTTCTGAAACCACGGGCGTCGTGCATCTGCCCGGCGGTGCTCACCCATCGTCCTGCGCACCTCTGTATGGCTTTGATGTCAAACACTTCAAGGAATACGCGGCCAGCAGCAAGGAGGAGGGCGGCTGGAGCAGCTACCAGCAGAAATACGTGCAGTGCACGGAGCAGGAATATCTGGAAAAAGTGGGTGGCATGGAAGCAATCAAGCGCCTGCCCTTGCCCGTGTTCTGA
- a CDS encoding alkene reductase has protein sequence MSQTLFTPIQLGKIALRNRVVMAPMTRNRADADGTPTDIMAEHYAQRADAGLIVAEGAWPEVTGQAYCRQPGIETAEHVRGWRRVTEAVHARGGSIVLQIMHSGRIGSSHIKPAGVRSVSASAIQAQGKIWTDAAGMQDFDLPQALTTEEVRKAIAEHAAAAQRAMDAGFDGVELHGTSGYLSLQFLHSSTNRRCDEYGGDACSRSRFAAECLSAMGNAIGIDRVGLRLNPGNTFNDTADENSAATHAELMRQAAKLGIAYLHVMRAVFDPSIDAFKLARENFGENLILNDGFDAHSAEAALQAGEGKAVSFARHFIANPDLVQRMRQGLPLARFDRNTLYTPGARGYNDYASAEEVQTV, from the coding sequence ATGAGTCAAACGCTTTTCACGCCCATCCAGCTGGGCAAGATTGCTCTGCGCAACCGCGTGGTCATGGCCCCCATGACGCGCAACCGCGCCGATGCCGATGGCACGCCAACCGACATCATGGCCGAGCACTATGCCCAGCGCGCTGATGCCGGTCTGATCGTGGCTGAAGGGGCCTGGCCCGAGGTCACAGGTCAAGCCTATTGTCGTCAGCCCGGCATCGAAACTGCCGAGCATGTGCGCGGCTGGCGCCGGGTGACGGAAGCCGTGCATGCGCGTGGCGGATCCATCGTGCTGCAGATCATGCACTCCGGTCGTATCGGCAGCAGCCATATCAAACCCGCTGGTGTGCGTTCCGTATCGGCGTCCGCCATTCAGGCTCAGGGCAAGATCTGGACCGATGCTGCAGGCATGCAGGATTTCGACCTGCCCCAGGCATTGACGACGGAAGAAGTGCGCAAGGCCATTGCCGAGCATGCTGCGGCTGCACAGCGCGCCATGGATGCGGGGTTTGATGGCGTCGAGCTGCATGGCACCAGCGGTTATCTGAGTCTGCAGTTCCTGCACTCCAGCACCAATCGGCGTTGCGACGAATATGGCGGCGACGCCTGCAGCCGTTCGCGTTTCGCCGCTGAATGTCTGAGCGCCATGGGCAATGCCATCGGCATTGATCGCGTGGGTCTGCGCCTGAATCCGGGCAACACCTTCAATGACACTGCGGACGAAAACTCTGCTGCAACCCATGCCGAACTGATGCGTCAGGCCGCCAAGCTGGGCATTGCCTATCTGCATGTGATGCGTGCGGTGTTCGATCCTTCAATCGACGCCTTCAAGCTGGCACGTGAGAATTTTGGCGAAAACCTGATTCTCAACGACGGCTTTGATGCGCACAGTGCCGAAGCCGCGTTGCAGGCAGGCGAAGGCAAGGCGGTATCTTTTGCGCGGCATTTCATCGCCAACCCCGATCTGGTGCAACGCATGCGTCAGGGCCTGCCTCTGGCCAGGTTTGACCGCAACACCCTCTACACCCCCGGTGCCAGAGGCTACAACGACTATGCGTCTGCAGAAGAAGTGCAGACCGTCTGA
- a CDS encoding enoyl-CoA hydratase family protein has product MSTQQFHSNIHDNGVAELVIDRAPVNALNAAGWNGLAQEIEALGQRPDVRVIVIRAENRGFCAGVDIKELATNDKLIIDVNAGNYATFKAVHLNKVPVIAAVHGFVLGGGIGICGASDIVIAAEDATFGLPEVDRGAMGGAAHLQRMFGVQKTRYLFFTGEMIAAAEALRLGAIERVVPREQLRDVAMEIANKIAAKSPAMIRIAKEALTGIEDGNLEDKYRWEQGFTLQAYMSPDSAETRSAFVEKRDAKF; this is encoded by the coding sequence ATGTCCACTCAACAATTTCACTCCAATATTCACGACAACGGTGTGGCAGAGCTGGTGATCGACCGTGCTCCCGTCAATGCCCTGAATGCCGCTGGCTGGAACGGCCTGGCCCAGGAAATCGAGGCGCTGGGTCAACGCCCTGACGTGCGCGTTATCGTCATTCGTGCCGAAAACCGTGGCTTCTGCGCGGGTGTGGACATCAAGGAGCTGGCGACCAACGACAAGCTCATCATCGACGTGAACGCAGGCAACTACGCCACGTTCAAGGCCGTGCATCTGAACAAGGTACCTGTGATTGCGGCCGTGCACGGCTTTGTGCTGGGCGGCGGCATCGGTATCTGCGGGGCATCGGACATCGTGATCGCGGCCGAAGACGCCACTTTCGGTCTGCCCGAGGTGGACCGAGGAGCCATGGGCGGCGCCGCCCATCTGCAGCGCATGTTCGGCGTGCAAAAGACCCGCTATCTTTTCTTCACGGGCGAGATGATCGCTGCGGCAGAAGCCCTGCGCCTGGGGGCCATCGAGCGTGTAGTTCCCCGTGAGCAGTTGCGCGACGTCGCCATGGAGATCGCCAACAAGATTGCCGCCAAGAGTCCCGCCATGATCCGCATCGCCAAGGAAGCGCTGACCGGCATCGAAGACGGCAATCTGGAAGACAAATACCGCTGGGAGCAGGGCTTCACCCTGCAAGCCTATATGAGTCCCGATTCTGCCGAGACGCGCAGCGCCTTCGTGGAAAAGCGCGACGCCAAATTCTGA
- a CDS encoding acyl-CoA dehydrogenase family protein, whose product MDLTYTPAQKTFRAQVREWLKSNVPAERLQSYDTREGFEQHRQWEAKLADAGYSAVTWPKDLGGSGCDLTEWLIFEEEYWAVDAPARVNQNGILLLGSTLMEFGTPEQKARFLPRMARCDDMWAQGWSEPNAGSDMAAISSRAIRMGDKFILNGQKIWSTRAIFADWVFGLFRSDPTSSRHHGLSYILVPLNTPGITVRPIRAINGREHFAEIFFDDVEVPVENLLGAEGKGWHVAMATAGFERGLLLRSPARYQRSAQKLVDLYLRNQVDADRDHSIRDAVLRAWQGAEAYTLSSYHTVGRLNKGAQIGAEASTNKIVWSELDIMIHETAMRILGARAELIDDAEANEWLEGFLFSQAGPIYAGSNEIQRNIIAQRMLGLPKS is encoded by the coding sequence ATGGATTTGACATACACCCCAGCGCAGAAGACCTTCCGTGCCCAGGTACGTGAATGGCTCAAGAGCAATGTGCCTGCGGAGCGACTGCAGAGCTACGACACCCGAGAGGGGTTCGAGCAGCACCGCCAGTGGGAAGCCAAGCTGGCCGACGCCGGCTACAGCGCCGTGACCTGGCCCAAGGACCTGGGAGGCAGCGGCTGCGATCTGACCGAATGGCTGATCTTTGAGGAAGAGTACTGGGCAGTCGATGCGCCAGCCCGCGTGAACCAGAACGGCATTCTGCTGCTGGGCTCAACGTTGATGGAATTCGGCACGCCCGAGCAGAAGGCCCGCTTTCTGCCCCGTATGGCGCGCTGCGACGATATGTGGGCCCAGGGTTGGTCCGAGCCCAACGCTGGCTCGGACATGGCGGCCATCAGCAGCCGCGCCATTCGCATGGGTGACAAATTCATTCTGAACGGTCAGAAAATCTGGTCTACCCGTGCGATTTTTGCCGATTGGGTGTTCGGCCTGTTTCGCAGCGACCCGACATCGAGCCGCCATCATGGCCTGAGCTACATACTGGTGCCCTTGAATACGCCCGGCATCACCGTGCGTCCCATTCGTGCCATCAATGGCCGAGAGCACTTTGCCGAAATCTTCTTCGACGATGTCGAAGTACCCGTGGAGAACCTGCTGGGTGCAGAAGGCAAGGGCTGGCATGTGGCGATGGCGACGGCCGGCTTCGAGCGCGGCCTGCTGCTGCGCTCTCCCGCCCGCTATCAGCGCAGTGCGCAGAAGCTGGTGGACCTGTATCTGCGCAATCAGGTCGATGCCGACCGCGACCACTCCATTCGCGACGCTGTTCTGCGTGCCTGGCAGGGGGCGGAGGCATACACGCTGTCTTCCTATCACACGGTAGGCCGTCTGAACAAGGGCGCACAGATTGGTGCCGAAGCCAGCACCAACAAGATTGTCTGGTCCGAGCTGGACATCATGATTCACGAAACCGCGATGCGCATTCTGGGCGCGCGTGCCGAACTCATCGATGACGCCGAGGCCAACGAATGGCTGGAAGGTTTCCTGTTCTCGCAGGCCGGTCCCATCTACGCGGGCAGCAACGAGATCCAGCGCAACATCATCGCTCAGCGCATGCTGGGCCTGCCCAAATCCTGA
- a CDS encoding VOC family protein: MMEIRGLAYVVAESSDLDRWVSYARDVLGMMPSTTADGDLLIKMDERQFRFQVQPGSNDRYSASGWEVAGKQAFEQALKVLQAADVHYEIGNSELCAKRHVQELAIVMDPSGNRHEIVWGFKSDFSHFASPQGVSRFITGDYGLGHTVLPAPDFDKTVAFVRNVLGFGLSDIYNFKPAGDAGPTVRIHFFHCANARHHSLALAEFPSASGCVHVMVEVDNMPEVGRAMDRMQKSQVRLSATLGQHTNDKMISFYMKTPSNFDLEFGYGGAVIDWDHHITHEFTTVSLWGHDFSVGRPENN, from the coding sequence ATGATGGAAATACGTGGACTAGCGTACGTTGTTGCCGAGAGCTCTGATTTGGATCGCTGGGTCAGCTATGCACGCGATGTGCTCGGCATGATGCCAAGCACCACTGCCGATGGCGATCTGCTGATCAAGATGGATGAGCGTCAGTTCCGCTTCCAGGTTCAGCCTGGCAGCAATGACAGGTACTCCGCCTCCGGTTGGGAAGTGGCCGGCAAGCAAGCCTTTGAGCAGGCGCTCAAGGTGCTGCAGGCAGCGGATGTGCACTACGAAATAGGCAACTCCGAGCTGTGTGCCAAGCGCCATGTGCAGGAGCTGGCCATCGTGATGGATCCGTCCGGAAACCGTCATGAGATCGTCTGGGGCTTCAAGTCCGACTTCAGCCATTTCGCATCGCCCCAGGGTGTGTCGCGCTTCATCACCGGCGACTATGGTCTGGGTCACACCGTGCTGCCCGCTCCCGACTTTGACAAGACCGTGGCCTTTGTGCGCAATGTGCTGGGCTTTGGCCTCTCGGACATCTACAACTTCAAGCCCGCAGGCGATGCCGGCCCCACGGTCCGAATCCACTTCTTCCACTGTGCCAACGCTCGTCACCACAGCCTGGCACTGGCCGAGTTCCCTTCTGCATCGGGCTGCGTGCACGTGATGGTGGAGGTGGACAACATGCCCGAAGTGGGTCGTGCCATGGACCGCATGCAAAAGAGCCAGGTCAGGCTCTCGGCCACCCTGGGTCAGCACACCAACGACAAGATGATCTCGTTCTACATGAAGACGCCCTCCAACTTCGACCTGGAGTTCGGCTATGGCGGCGCCGTCATCGACTGGGATCACCACATCACGCACGAGTTCACGACCGTAAGCCTCTGGGGGCACGACTTCAGCGTGGGCCGTCCTGAAAACAACTGA
- a CDS encoding enoyl-CoA hydratase encodes MDDASSEFVTREDKAVYETDEPVLYSVGNGIATVTMNRPTFNNVQNSQMTYALDAALRKATDDDDVKVIVLRGEGRHFSAGHDIGTPGRDINKPFERVHLWWDHTNKPGGEQLFAREQEVYLGMCRRWRDIPKPMIAMVQGACVAGGLMLAWVCDLIVASDDAFFQDPVVRMGIPGVEYFAHAHELHPRIAKEFLLLGERMPAERAYQMGMVNRVVPRAELEDQVYAMAQRMAAQPRLGLALTKMVVNKAEELQGLRSTMDMAFGYHHFAHAHSQAMGMGQLGGQDARSMAKANKEESKA; translated from the coding sequence ATGGATGATGCATCCAGCGAATTTGTGACACGCGAAGACAAGGCCGTCTACGAAACCGACGAGCCCGTGCTCTACAGCGTGGGCAACGGCATTGCCACGGTCACCATGAATCGACCCACGTTCAACAACGTGCAGAACTCGCAGATGACCTATGCGCTGGATGCGGCCTTGCGCAAGGCGACCGATGACGACGACGTCAAGGTCATCGTGCTGCGCGGCGAAGGCAGGCACTTCAGCGCGGGTCACGATATCGGCACGCCCGGGCGAGATATCAACAAGCCCTTTGAGCGCGTGCACCTGTGGTGGGATCACACCAACAAGCCCGGGGGCGAGCAGCTGTTTGCCCGCGAGCAGGAGGTGTACCTGGGCATGTGCCGCCGCTGGCGCGACATCCCCAAACCCATGATTGCCATGGTGCAGGGCGCTTGCGTGGCCGGCGGCCTGATGCTGGCCTGGGTCTGCGACCTGATCGTGGCCAGCGACGATGCGTTTTTCCAGGATCCCGTGGTGCGCATGGGCATTCCCGGTGTGGAGTACTTCGCCCACGCTCACGAGCTGCATCCGCGTATTGCCAAGGAGTTCCTGCTGCTGGGCGAGCGCATGCCGGCAGAGCGCGCCTATCAGATGGGCATGGTCAACCGCGTGGTGCCGCGCGCCGAGCTTGAGGACCAGGTCTATGCCATGGCCCAGCGCATGGCGGCCCAGCCGCGTCTGGGCCTGGCGCTGACCAAGATGGTCGTCAACAAGGCGGAGGAGCTGCAGGGCCTGCGCTCCACCATGGACATGGCTTTTGGCTACCACCACTTTGCGCACGCACACAGCCAGGCCATGGGCATGGGGCAACTGGGCGGCCAGGATGCCAGGTCCATGGCAAAGGCCAACAAAGAAGAGTCAAAGGCATGA
- a CDS encoding acyl-CoA dehydrogenase family protein, with amino-acid sequence MDFTFTEDQIAFRDSISRFLMTEAAPELLRDIWETPTGRSPELWAKIAEQGLMGLSAPEADGGMGMADVDWALLLQEVGYYALPDSLTDTAYVAVGMLSALPQGHDSRVWLSRIAEGSCRVAVGHPVNLNVADAALADVLLLPHATATGLELHLVRPAQCEITALSSIDSSRRLSRVGWTASDATRLLDGTQGQKVWDTAGERGALAAAAQMLGLAQRMLDLSVDYVAQRKQFDKVIGSFQAVQHHLSDIVTKIEFAKPVLYRAFYALQHGEPDLAVRISHAKLQCSEASWFAARNSLQVHGAMGYTWEVDLQMFMKRAWVLDAAWGDKAYHAARLTQGLLCSPNAPVGPGSTFDREIDSCASCFAQDAIKNIAEEVAA; translated from the coding sequence ATGGACTTCACCTTTACCGAAGATCAAATCGCATTCCGTGACTCGATCAGCCGCTTTCTGATGACCGAGGCTGCCCCCGAGCTGCTGCGCGACATCTGGGAAACCCCGACCGGTCGCAGCCCCGAGCTGTGGGCCAAGATTGCAGAACAAGGCCTGATGGGGCTGTCCGCCCCGGAAGCCGATGGCGGCATGGGCATGGCCGATGTGGACTGGGCGCTGCTGCTGCAGGAAGTGGGCTATTACGCGCTGCCCGATTCCTTGACCGACACGGCCTATGTGGCCGTGGGCATGCTGAGTGCATTGCCGCAAGGACATGACAGCCGTGTCTGGCTGTCCAGGATTGCCGAAGGCAGCTGCCGCGTGGCCGTGGGCCATCCCGTCAACCTTAATGTGGCGGACGCCGCACTGGCCGATGTGCTGTTGCTGCCCCATGCCACGGCCACCGGCCTGGAACTGCACCTGGTCAGGCCCGCACAGTGCGAGATCACGGCGCTGAGCAGCATTGACTCCTCGCGTCGTCTGTCACGGGTAGGCTGGACGGCATCCGATGCCACCCGTTTGCTCGATGGAACTCAGGGCCAGAAGGTCTGGGACACTGCCGGCGAGCGCGGTGCACTCGCCGCAGCTGCCCAGATGCTGGGCCTGGCTCAGCGCATGCTGGACCTTTCGGTGGACTATGTGGCGCAGCGCAAGCAGTTCGACAAGGTCATCGGCAGCTTTCAGGCCGTGCAGCACCACCTGTCGGACATCGTCACCAAGATCGAGTTTGCCAAACCCGTGCTCTATCGTGCCTTCTATGCGCTGCAGCACGGCGAACCCGATCTGGCCGTGCGTATCTCGCACGCCAAGCTCCAGTGCAGCGAAGCGAGCTGGTTTGCGGCACGCAACAGTCTGCAGGTGCATGGCGCCATGGGTTACACCTGGGAAGTCGATCTGCAGATGTTCATGAAGCGCGCCTGGGTACTGGACGCTGCCTGGGGCGACAAGGCATACCATGCGGCCCGCCTGACTCAGGGCCTGCTGTGCAGTCCCAATGCCCCTGTGGGTCCCGGATCGACTTTTGATCGAGAAATCGATTCATGTGCCTCCTGCTTTGCGCAAGATGCCATCAAGAACATTGCTGAAGAGGTGGCTGCATGA